TGTATTTTGATGTTAAATACGCCGGGCAGATATGGGAGGCTCTCTTTAAGGCCGGCCGGGAATTCAACCTCCAGCCCAGCGGACTGGGAGCCAGGGATTCATTAAGATTGGAAATGAAATACTGCCTGTACGGCAACGATATCGACAAGACCACCTCTCCTCTGGAGGCCGGACTGGGCTGGATCACCAAGCTGAAAAAGGAAGGCGATTTTATCGGCAAGGATGTCCTGTTAAAACAGAAGGCCGAAGGCGTCAAGCGAAAATTGGTGGGTTTCGAGGTGGAGGGCAACGCCTTTCCCCGACAGCATTACAAGGTATTCAAGGACGGCTCCCAGGTGGGCGAGGTGGTCAGCGGGGTGTTCTCGCCGTCGGTATCCAAGGGAATCGGCACCGCCTATGTTAAGAGCGAGCTTGCCAAGACCGGCACCGAGCTGCAGGTGGAGATCCGCGGCAAGATGATACCGGCCAAGGTGGCCGAGACGCCGTTCTGGAAGCACAGTTCAATTAAGAAATAATAAAGGTGCGTGAAGCCCGTTACTGGTCCGTGATATACGCACCGTTACCCCCAGCTAAAACCAAAAATACACGCCTGCGTGCCGTAACACACTGCGGCGTGCAGGCACGCACTTCGCTAATCCAGTAGTTATAGCCAATTACAAAAAGTGAAAGACAATGAAGCATCTTTTCCCACTCCTAATCGCAATCGTTATTGGTTGCTCATCTACTCAAAAAGATAATAAAAATAATGTTTCTGAAACGACTTCCACAAGCGACTCTACAGTCATTTCATTTACAAATAATCATGTACAAAAATACATTGGTGGAGACTTAGAAGCCGCATATAATGATTATTTGCCAAATTTTAAATCTGCTTATACTATTGATCAATTTAAAGATATGTTTAACAAACAAATTGTTCCTGCCTTTGGCAACCTGAAAAGTGCATCATTCAAGAGTATCGCACGAGGCACGAGTTATACTACGGCTGGCACTTTTGAAATAGCAACATTATTTTATAAAGCTGAAATTGATAAACCAAACACTTTTATTCGAATTGAAATTGTTACTTCCTCACCATTACCTCAAGTTGCATCATATCAATATATTAATTTTTTAAATAATGACATTCCCGAAAACATGAAGTAAGACATGTATCTGTGCATAACAAACGGGTTTGTGGCTCACACTTTGCAAATCTGCAACGGTCGTGTTCGCTGTAAATAGCCTATGGCAT
The sequence above is a segment of the Candidatus Edwardsbacteria bacterium genome. Coding sequences within it:
- a CDS encoding DUF3887 domain-containing protein gives rise to the protein MKHLFPLLIAIVIGCSSTQKDNKNNVSETTSTSDSTVISFTNNHVQKYIGGDLEAAYNDYLPNFKSAYTIDQFKDMFNKQIVPAFGNLKSASFKSIARGTSYTTAGTFEIATLFYKAEIDKPNTFIRIEIVTSSPLPQVASYQYINFLNNDIPENMK